Proteins encoded in a region of the Anoxybacillus amylolyticus genome:
- the kynU gene encoding kynureninase, producing the protein MFRYERQYARLLDAQDELAPYREEFYLPEGTIYLDGNSLGLLSKRAEQALFDILQAWKTHGIDGWTSGKYPWFYLSESLGEKMASIVGGKPEEVIVTGSTTVNLHQLVATFYRPTSERTKILADELTFPSDIYALKSQLKLKGYDPEEHLVLVKSRDGRTIDEADIIAAMTDEIALIVLPSVLYRSGQLFDMKMLTEEAHKRGIIIGFDLCHSVGAIPHQLHDWGIDFAFWCNYKYLNAGPGSVAALYVNEKHFRREPGLSGWFSSKKAKQFDMALDLTPEMHAGAFQIGTPHILSTAPLIGSLSLFCEVGIEKIRQKSLALTRYMMELIEHELAEYGFTIGNPTDDAQRGGHVYLEHPEAARICKALKAEGVIPDFRTPNGIRLAPVALYNTFEDVWQTVQILTSFRKKSPTSKRSESGR; encoded by the coding sequence ATGTTCCGATATGAACGGCAATATGCGCGTTTGCTTGATGCACAAGACGAGCTAGCGCCGTACCGAGAGGAGTTTTATTTGCCAGAAGGAACAATTTATTTAGATGGAAACTCACTTGGCTTGCTTTCAAAGCGAGCCGAGCAGGCGCTTTTTGACATATTGCAGGCATGGAAAACGCATGGAATTGACGGCTGGACGAGCGGAAAATATCCGTGGTTTTACTTATCAGAGTCATTAGGGGAGAAGATGGCCTCGATTGTTGGCGGTAAGCCAGAAGAAGTTATTGTGACTGGCTCAACAACAGTCAACCTTCATCAATTAGTCGCAACGTTTTATCGTCCGACAAGTGAGCGAACAAAAATTTTAGCCGATGAGCTCACGTTTCCATCGGACATTTATGCGCTCAAAAGCCAATTGAAATTAAAAGGGTATGACCCAGAAGAGCATTTAGTGCTCGTTAAAAGCAGAGACGGACGGACAATTGACGAAGCGGACATTATCGCGGCAATGACGGATGAGATTGCCCTTATTGTATTGCCAAGTGTTCTTTATCGCAGCGGGCAGCTGTTTGATATGAAGATGTTGACAGAAGAAGCACATAAGCGCGGCATTATAATCGGATTTGATTTATGCCACTCGGTTGGTGCGATTCCACATCAGCTTCACGACTGGGGCATCGATTTTGCCTTTTGGTGCAACTACAAATACTTAAACGCTGGACCGGGTAGCGTCGCTGCTTTATATGTAAATGAAAAACATTTCAGGCGCGAGCCTGGATTGAGCGGGTGGTTTAGTTCGAAAAAAGCGAAGCAATTCGATATGGCGCTTGATTTAACGCCTGAAATGCATGCGGGCGCCTTCCAAATCGGCACGCCGCATATTTTAAGCACCGCGCCTTTGATCGGTTCGCTTTCACTGTTTTGTGAAGTCGGTATCGAGAAAATCCGCCAAAAATCGTTGGCATTGACGCGCTATATGATGGAATTAATAGAGCATGAACTAGCAGAATACGGATTTACGATCGGCAATCCAACCGACGATGCCCAAAGAGGGGGGCATGTCTATTTAGAACATCCAGAAGCGGCTCGAATTTGCAAAGCGTTGAAAGCGGAAGGGGTTATACCGGACTTCCGCACACCAAACGGCATTCGCTTAGCGCCAGTGGCGTTGTACAATACGTTTGAAGACGTATGGCAAACGGTGCAAATTTTAACATCTTTCCGAAAGAAGTCTCCCACTTCTAAACGAAGTGAAAGTGGGAGATGA
- a CDS encoding response regulator has translation MSLRFFLIEDDAVVRKMLEKIIGESGLGEVVGQAEDGLHVSIDQLYSVDVVLIDLLMPGLDGIQTMKKLRAQGFTGPFVMISQVENKEMIGQAYLHGIDTYIHKPINRYEVVSVLKRVADYLSVASSLDSIRRLLQTLEKTKQPATGPEATIEQKARQLLLVLGIAGEAGASDLLAIVRLLSEQEQQGRTIHDLPPLKELYAQIVQRIYKEEQLMQKEIRAMEQRIRRMVLQAFTHLSSLGLADYTNPTFEHFAPRLFDFEEIRLRMQELEAGEKATKCRINVKKFLTAFYMEIKGA, from the coding sequence ATGTCCTTGCGCTTTTTTCTTATTGAAGATGATGCGGTCGTACGAAAAATGCTAGAAAAAATTATTGGAGAAAGCGGACTTGGTGAAGTCGTAGGACAAGCAGAAGATGGGCTTCACGTATCGATCGATCAGCTATATTCCGTTGATGTCGTGCTCATTGACCTACTTATGCCAGGGCTTGATGGCATTCAAACGATGAAAAAGCTGCGCGCGCAAGGATTCACTGGACCGTTCGTCATGATTTCTCAAGTGGAAAATAAAGAAATGATTGGGCAGGCGTATCTTCACGGCATCGATACATATATTCATAAACCGATTAACCGTTACGAAGTGGTTTCGGTTTTAAAACGAGTCGCCGACTATCTTTCTGTCGCTTCATCGCTTGACTCCATCCGCCGCCTATTGCAAACGCTAGAAAAAACGAAACAACCAGCAACCGGCCCTGAAGCGACTATCGAACAAAAAGCTAGGCAGCTTCTTCTCGTTTTAGGCATCGCTGGCGAAGCAGGAGCATCTGATTTATTAGCCATCGTGCGCTTGCTTTCGGAACAAGAGCAACAAGGGCGAACGATTCACGACTTGCCACCACTGAAAGAGCTATATGCCCAAATAGTGCAACGTATATATAAAGAGGAGCAACTCATGCAAAAAGAAATACGCGCCATGGAACAGCGCATTCGCCGCATGGTGCTACAAGCGTTTACCCATTTGTCGTCGCTAGGGTTAGCCGACTACACGAATCCTACATTTGAGCATTTCGCCCCTCGCTTGTTTGACTTTGAAGAAATTCGCTTGCGCATGCAAGAACTAGAAGCCGGAGAAAAAGCAACAAAATGCCGAATTAACGTAAAAAAATTTTTAACTGCTTTCTATATGGAAATAAAAGGAGCATAG
- a CDS encoding LysE family translocator: MDWGLVLSFLGVAVLLTLMPGPDILFVIAQSISQNKQAGIATALGLCTGLIVHITAATLGVSALIYQSTLAFSLVKYAGAAYLLYLAWQSWKEKEEGFAFNDAKPAEYKALYKKGILMNLLNPKVSLFFLALLPQFVNPSLGHTSGQMFGLGIIFLVQALFIFTAVSVCSEKLRRVLLGNQLLAKRINVIKGLLLGWIGLQIAFSEK, from the coding sequence ATGGATTGGGGGCTTGTGTTGTCTTTTTTAGGGGTAGCAGTGCTATTGACGCTGATGCCAGGGCCGGATATTTTATTTGTGATTGCGCAAAGCATTTCGCAAAATAAACAAGCAGGCATTGCGACGGCGCTTGGGCTTTGTACGGGATTGATTGTTCATATTACCGCCGCTACACTTGGCGTATCCGCGCTTATTTACCAATCAACGTTAGCATTTTCGCTTGTGAAATATGCTGGTGCGGCGTACTTACTTTATTTGGCATGGCAGTCGTGGAAGGAAAAAGAAGAGGGATTTGCTTTTAATGACGCGAAGCCTGCGGAGTATAAAGCGCTCTATAAAAAAGGGATTTTGATGAACCTTTTAAACCCGAAAGTATCGCTATTTTTTCTAGCGTTACTGCCGCAGTTTGTCAATCCGTCATTAGGACATACAAGCGGGCAAATGTTTGGGCTTGGAATTATTTTTCTCGTTCAAGCATTATTCATTTTTACCGCTGTTAGCGTGTGTTCGGAAAAATTGCGCCGTGTGCTCCTCGGGAATCAGTTGCTGGCCAAACGGATTAACGTCATCAAAGGTCTGCTGTTAGGCTGGATTGGTCTTCAGATCGCATTTAGTGAAAAATAG
- a CDS encoding DnaD domain protein: MLTYAQWQQFMPFWSPSTVRRVIRRLERLGYIEAVNRNRNKIDQTKSYRICYEELQKQNIVLNNQHKKIKPTGHRKEQIALLAVQDDNHNSYDEQPTSDDGQTVNDQAIVYNDQTVAHDRQAMLHEFTLGDHVQKTSQTLVAQRILGKKGQELITNTTTAHSFDQMEQTMLLENIVLNKQYKIYHLHIQNNDDKQEEKKKIWSFYQQYHFYPNNDYIQKRISDWMEKTNAPLVLEALKTALEYGSTSWKYAESVLYDWQAKRYETVEDVEKAKRRKRRRFVPQKRTPIRR, encoded by the coding sequence ATGCTCACGTATGCTCAATGGCAGCAATTTATGCCGTTTTGGTCGCCAAGCACCGTTCGCCGCGTTATTCGACGGCTAGAGCGGCTTGGCTATATCGAAGCAGTGAATCGAAATCGCAACAAAATTGACCAAACGAAATCGTACCGCATTTGTTACGAAGAACTACAAAAACAAAACATTGTTCTAAATAATCAACATAAAAAAATCAAACCAACAGGACACCGAAAAGAGCAAATAGCGCTTTTGGCTGTTCAAGATGACAATCACAATAGTTATGATGAACAACCAACGTCTGATGATGGACAGACAGTTAATGACCAAGCAATTGTTTATAATGACCAGACAGTCGCTCATGATAGACAAGCAATGCTTCATGAGTTTACGCTTGGCGACCATGTGCAAAAAACGAGCCAGACGCTAGTTGCGCAACGAATTTTGGGGAAGAAAGGCCAAGAACTTATAACAAACACCACAACCGCTCATTCATTTGACCAAATGGAGCAGACGATGTTACTAGAAAACATTGTTCTAAATAAACAGTATAAAATATATCATTTACATATCCAAAACAATGATGATAAACAAGAAGAAAAGAAGAAGATATGGTCGTTCTATCAACAATATCATTTTTATCCAAATAATGATTATATTCAAAAACGAATAAGTGACTGGATGGAAAAAACAAATGCGCCACTCGTGTTAGAAGCGCTAAAAACCGCGCTTGAATACGGAAGTACGTCATGGAAGTATGCGGAATCTGTGTTGTATGACTGGCAGGCAAAACGGTACGAAACGGTCGAAGATGTCGAAAAAGCAAAACGACGAAAACGGCGCCGCTTCGTGCCACAAAAGCGCACGCCGATTCGCCGCTAA
- the kynA gene encoding tryptophan 2,3-dioxygenase, giving the protein MSHKMTYGDYLQLDALLSSQKRLSDHHDEMLFIIIHQVSELWMKLILHELRAAIDAIERNDMDPAFKMLARVSKIQSQIIHAWDVLSTLTPSEYMEFRDRLGQASGFQSYQYRMIEFALGYKTDYIVKIYEKDPRLHEELKRALYAPSIYDVALKALARAGFSINPALLARDYSESYEEDPTVEAVWLAVYKNVDQYWELYQLAEKLIDIEDWLQQWRFRHMKTVERIIGHKTGTGGSSGVTYLKKVLDHRFFPELWNIRTKL; this is encoded by the coding sequence ATGTCACATAAAATGACATATGGCGACTATTTGCAGCTAGATGCACTGTTATCAAGCCAAAAACGTCTTTCCGATCATCATGACGAAATGTTGTTTATTATTATTCACCAAGTGAGCGAATTATGGATGAAATTGATTTTGCATGAATTGCGCGCGGCAATTGATGCGATTGAACGAAACGACATGGACCCAGCGTTTAAAATGCTTGCACGCGTGTCGAAAATTCAGTCACAAATCATTCATGCGTGGGATGTATTATCCACGTTGACTCCATCGGAGTATATGGAGTTTCGCGACCGGTTAGGGCAAGCATCCGGATTTCAGTCATACCAATATCGCATGATTGAGTTTGCGCTCGGCTATAAAACGGATTATATCGTCAAAATCTATGAAAAAGATCCTAGATTACACGAAGAATTGAAACGTGCCCTTTATGCGCCAAGCATTTACGATGTGGCATTAAAGGCATTAGCGCGGGCTGGATTTTCGATTAATCCTGCGCTGCTTGCCCGCGACTATTCCGAGTCGTATGAAGAAGATCCGACCGTGGAAGCGGTGTGGCTTGCGGTCTATAAAAACGTTGACCAATATTGGGAGCTATACCAATTGGCAGAAAAGCTAATTGATATCGAAGATTGGTTACAACAATGGCGTTTCCGCCATATGAAAACGGTCGAACGCATCATCGGACATAAAACGGGCACCGGCGGTTCATCTGGTGTAACGTATTTGAAAAAAGTACTTGACCATCGCTTTTTCCCAGAGCTATGGAATATCCGTACGAAACTATAG
- a CDS encoding RNA-guided endonuclease InsQ/TnpB family protein: protein MVNKAYQFRLYPTKEQEQLLVKTFGCVRFVYNKMLEERIQIYEKFKDDKEALKKQTFPTPAKYKKEFPWLKEVDSLALANAQLNLQKAFQNFFSGRAGFPKFKNRKAKQSYTTNVVNGNIQLSDGYIKLPKLKWVKFKQHREIPAHHIIKACTITKTKTGKYYVSILTEHEHQPVPKEIQTVVGLDFSMNTLYVDSEGKRANYPRFYRQALEKLAKEQRILSRRKKGSNRWHKQRLKIAKLHEKMANQRKDFLHKESHQLAKLYDCVVIEDLNMKGMSQVLNFGKSVHDNGWGMFTTFLQYKLEEQGKKLIKIDKWFPSSKTCSCCGQVKESLSLSERTFRCECGFESDRDVNAAINIKHEGMKRLAIA from the coding sequence ATGGTAAACAAAGCCTATCAGTTCCGCTTGTACCCAACAAAAGAACAAGAACAGCTGCTTGTCAAAACCTTCGGTTGTGTCCGTTTCGTTTATAACAAAATGCTTGAAGAACGCATACAAATTTATGAAAAGTTCAAAGACGACAAAGAAGCTTTGAAAAAACAAACATTTCCGACCCCTGCCAAGTACAAAAAGGAGTTTCCTTGGCTTAAAGAAGTGGATAGCCTTGCGCTGGCAAACGCCCAATTGAATTTGCAGAAAGCGTTTCAAAATTTCTTTTCGGGTCGTGCTGGATTTCCAAAGTTCAAAAACCGCAAGGCGAAACAGTCGTACACCACAAATGTGGTCAATGGCAATATTCAACTTTCAGATGGCTATATCAAGTTACCCAAACTGAAATGGGTCAAGTTCAAGCAACATCGGGAGATTCCTGCCCACCATATCATCAAGGCTTGTACGATCACGAAAACAAAAACAGGAAAATACTATGTTTCTATTCTTACAGAGCACGAACATCAACCTGTACCAAAAGAAATACAAACGGTTGTTGGGCTTGATTTTTCCATGAATACGCTGTATGTCGATAGCGAGGGTAAGAGAGCCAATTATCCTCGTTTCTATCGGCAAGCATTGGAAAAATTAGCGAAAGAACAACGGATATTATCACGCCGAAAGAAAGGGTCTAATCGTTGGCATAAACAGCGTCTGAAAATTGCAAAGCTACATGAAAAAATGGCGAACCAACGAAAAGACTTTCTGCATAAGGAGTCGCACCAATTAGCGAAACTTTATGATTGCGTGGTCATCGAAGACCTCAACATGAAAGGGATGTCGCAAGTCCTGAATTTCGGCAAGAGCGTTCATGACAACGGCTGGGGGATGTTCACGACATTTCTCCAATACAAGTTAGAGGAGCAAGGGAAAAAGCTTATCAAAATAGATAAGTGGTTTCCGTCATCTAAAACTTGTTCATGTTGCGGTCAAGTAAAGGAATCTTTATCGCTTTCTGAGCGTACATTCCGCTGTGAATGTGGATTCGAGAGCGACAGGGACGTCAATGCGGCAATCAATATCAAACATGAGGGCATGAAACGATTAGCGATAGCCTAA
- the tnpA gene encoding IS200/IS605 family transposase → MKLDNNNHSVFLLYYHLVLVVKYRRQVIDDTISDYAKDMFVRLGKNYNISLVEWNHDMDHVHILFKAHPNSELSKFINAYKSASSRLIKKYFPQVKRKLWKEYFWSRSFCLLTTGGAPLEVIKKYIENQGMK, encoded by the coding sequence ATGAAATTAGACAATAATAACCATTCAGTATTCCTGTTGTATTATCATCTTGTTCTGGTGGTAAAATATCGCAGACAAGTGATTGATGATACCATATCTGACTATGCAAAAGATATGTTTGTGAGATTGGGGAAAAATTACAATATTTCCTTGGTCGAATGGAATCACGATATGGATCATGTGCATATTTTGTTCAAAGCACATCCGAATAGTGAACTATCAAAGTTCATCAATGCCTATAAAAGTGCAAGTTCTCGACTGATTAAAAAGTATTTTCCGCAAGTGAAAAGAAAACTGTGGAAAGAATATTTTTGGTCAAGAAGTTTTTGCCTGCTTACAACGGGCGGTGCCCCCCTTGAAGTAATAAAAAAATATATAGAAAATCAAGGGATGAAGTGA
- a CDS encoding TetR/AcrR family transcriptional regulator, producing the protein MKRQQKAQQTRQKIVAAAYDVFLQNGFQKTTITQIIKQANIGYGTAYVYFQNKDEIFIDIMEDVMQKFYAIAEMPFAPKTKGEAVHLIHHQVRLFLELAVQEKALLRVMKEAIGISSIAAKTWKHIRERFIARIAEDVAYSQKNGLANCHLQPQLVARGWFYANEMYMWELTEPSVPFSLEEAALHLTEMYTNGVYS; encoded by the coding sequence ATGAAACGCCAACAAAAAGCGCAACAAACGCGGCAAAAAATTGTTGCTGCTGCCTATGACGTGTTTTTGCAAAACGGATTTCAAAAAACAACGATTACGCAAATTATAAAGCAAGCAAATATTGGCTACGGCACGGCGTACGTCTATTTTCAAAACAAAGACGAGATTTTTATTGACATCATGGAAGATGTGATGCAAAAATTTTACGCAATTGCCGAAATGCCGTTTGCGCCGAAAACAAAAGGAGAAGCAGTGCACCTTATTCACCATCAAGTTCGGCTGTTTCTTGAACTAGCCGTGCAAGAGAAAGCGCTATTGCGAGTGATGAAAGAGGCGATCGGCATCTCCTCCATTGCCGCAAAAACGTGGAAACATATTCGTGAACGTTTTATTGCCCGAATTGCCGAAGATGTTGCATATTCGCAAAAAAACGGATTAGCCAACTGCCATTTGCAGCCGCAATTAGTGGCACGTGGCTGGTTTTACGCAAACGAAATGTATATGTGGGAATTAACCGAGCCGTCTGTACCGTTTTCGCTAGAGGAAGCAGCACTGCACTTAACTGAAATGTATACAAACGGAGTATATAGCTAA